Proteins from one Romboutsia sp. CE17 genomic window:
- a CDS encoding LCP family protein, with protein sequence MSKLKKIVIGLLVLLIAIPIIGFGALYLKLNSIYDKEEAKEIKQGISEEDSNDENAEGITNILLVGVDGENLDKGNRSDSMIILTIDSKNKDIRLTSLARDTYVDIPGKSTEKLTHAYAYGGPSLLIETIKNNFGISIDKYAAVSFSSFVKIIDAIGGVEINVTEAEVSQINGVTKSGLQTLTGEQALSYSRIRYIDSAYQRDNRQRTVLESCYQKLSSLSTSEILDIANTLFRYTKTNMTPMEIISIATKAVKINDKEFDQMEFPLEGHRKGYIISKEKGWIIEWEKDYNKNALKEFIYNYEK encoded by the coding sequence ATGAGCAAGTTGAAAAAAATAGTCATAGGATTGTTAGTATTATTAATAGCAATACCTATTATAGGATTTGGTGCATTATACCTTAAACTAAATTCTATATATGACAAAGAAGAGGCAAAAGAAATAAAACAAGGAATAAGTGAAGAAGATTCAAATGATGAAAATGCAGAGGGGATAACAAATATACTTTTAGTAGGGGTTGATGGTGAAAATCTAGATAAGGGAAATAGATCAGACTCTATGATAATACTTACTATAGATAGTAAAAATAAAGATATTAGACTTACTTCTTTAGCAAGAGATACATATGTTGATATCCCAGGCAAAAGCACTGAAAAACTTACACATGCATATGCTTATGGAGGTCCAAGTTTATTAATTGAAACTATAAAAAATAACTTTGGTATAAGCATAGATAAATACGCTGCAGTTAGCTTTAGTTCTTTTGTAAAGATTATAGATGCAATAGGTGGAGTTGAAATTAATGTGACTGAAGCTGAGGTTAGTCAAATTAATGGAGTAACTAAATCAGGATTACAAACACTTACTGGAGAACAAGCATTATCTTATAGTAGAATAAGATATATAGATAGTGCATACCAAAGAGATAATAGACAAAGAACAGTATTAGAATCATGTTATCAAAAGTTATCAAGTCTATCTACTAGTGAAATTTTAGATATTGCTAATACTTTATTTAGATATACAAAAACGAATATGACACCAATGGAGATTATAAGTATTGCAACTAAAGCAGTAAAGATTAATGATAAAGAATTTGACCAAATGGAATTTCCACTTGAAGGACATAGAAAAGGCTATATTATAAGCAAAGAAAAAGGATGGATTATTGAGTGGGAAAAAGATTATAATAAAAATGCTTTAAAAGAGTTTATATATAATTATGAAAAATAA
- a CDS encoding DUF2922 domain-containing protein has product METAKKLVMTFKSEGDNVVNFTIDDPKDNLTEAEVISAMNLIVEKNIFSPGELDLVEAVKAKVVQTNTTEYDLKA; this is encoded by the coding sequence ATGGAGACTGCTAAGAAATTAGTAATGACTTTTAAATCTGAAGGAGATAATGTAGTTAATTTTACAATAGATGACCCTAAAGATAATTTAACTGAAGCTGAAGTTATATCAGCTATGAATTTAATAGTTGAGAAAAATATTTTCTCTCCTGGTGAGCTTGATTTAGTTGAGGCTGTTAAGGCCAAGGTTGTTCAGACTAATACTACTGAATATGACCTTAAGGCATAG
- a CDS encoding DUF1659 domain-containing protein produces the protein MATELQNSSSLKLQFDKGIGTNGKAIIGSKTFPNLKVDAISDDILAVANALSALQKHDLYDVLKLDSTSIS, from the coding sequence ATGGCTACAGAATTACAAAATAGCTCATCTTTAAAACTTCAATTTGACAAAGGAATTGGTACAAATGGAAAGGCAATAATAGGAAGTAAAACTTTCCCTAACTTAAAGGTAGATGCAATATCTGATGATATATTAGCAGTTGCAAATGCTCTATCAGCTTTACAAAAACATGACTTATATGATGTTTTAAAACTAGACTCTACATCTATATCATAA
- a CDS encoding YvrJ family protein: MYDNLPTIIANVGFPIALSMYLLIRIEGKLQVLSDSIYELSKTLLNIKS; the protein is encoded by the coding sequence ATGTATGACAATCTTCCAACTATCATAGCTAATGTTGGTTTTCCCATTGCATTATCAATGTATTTATTAATAAGAATAGAAGGAAAACTACAAGTACTATCTGATAGTATTTATGAATTGTCTAAAACACTTTTAAATATTAAATCTTAA